DNA sequence from the Colletotrichum destructivum chromosome 9, complete sequence genome:
tcctccatctcaGTTTACCCTCCCCCCACTCAGATCGGACGAAGCCTGGACGGACTCACCTATCGTCCACCTCCGTTCCAGGCACTTCCCTTGGCCGAATATGGAAGCGATAATAACGTTCGGCAAGGCTCAACATAAGAATAACCTCCCACAACCTGAACGCAGATCTCGGGACAATCATATCTGCCCTGTCATGGTGGTATAAACAGAAAGGGGATACACTTCCGATCCGCAAAAGATTCCCAACGACCCCCCACCAGCTTGTCCCATTTACCCGACcttggttttttttttccttctcttctccaaATTCTCGCTAtcgtcctcgttctcggGTTTGCCCATCCTATTCTCCTCTCAACGTCACTACTGGGGGGGCCATCAAGATTTGGCAGAAAGATCACGATTCGACAATGAAGCGCTTGGGATATAGAAAGTCCCGCAACGGGTGCCTACGTTGCAAAGAGAGAAGAGTCAAAGTATGTACAGCCCAAAGGTTcatcatgatgatgacgatgatgccgcTGATGTCACACGGCCTGGACCCCCTGATGgaatccctcccccctccctcttgcATACCGCCGAGACTGATCATAACATCCCCCTCGCAGTGTGATGAAAACAGGCCTTGCAGCGCCTGTGTGCGCCATGGACTTCCATGCAGTCTGGAGCACGGAGGAGCGTCAACAGGCGGCTCGTCACAGCCGACTCCTCCACAGCCGCTGGGGAGTCTTGGACACCGCCCAAGGCGATCGAGCTCGCGGGTAAgtcttttcccctttcctgGTTTTATCTCCTATTATCATTGTTCTTGCTTTCGGCCTCTCGCCTTCGGAACACTGACGAAACGCGGGATATGATAGGCGTCAACGTCGGCTCTGAAGCGGCGGCCAAGCGCGCACTCGTCCATATCTCTCTCGCCACAATCAGCCGCTGGGTCTCTCAGCGGCGGATACCACAGCGCGTCCAGccctggaggaggaggaggactaggactgggaggagaaggaggaagtcATACTCCCCCCTCGTCACAGTCGGATCCTTTCCCTTACTTCTCAAGGTTCCTGACAGATCTCAACAAGACGGAGACGGCCAGCGGCTGGATCTCCGACCTCGAGCTCATGCACCACTACACCTCCGTGTCGTACCGGACTTTTTCCCATTCCTCCGAGGCCCAGAAGGCTCTGCAATACGACGTGCCCCGTGAAGCACTCTCCTatcccttcctcctccaccagctactcgccttctcggcctACCACCTGGCCTACCTGCAGCCCGACTGCCGGCACGCCTACCTCATGCAGGCCGCCCAGCACCAGaacgacgccatcaacggCATGCGAGGCACGCTGCTGGGCACCATCTCGCCCATCAACTGCcacgccctcttcgcctcgTCCATCTTCCTGACGCTGAGCGCCTTCGCGACGTACCCGAGCTACGAGAAGTACAACCCGACCTTCTCGCCCGTCGACAGCATGCTCGACATCTTCACCCTGTCGGACGGCATGAGCGCCATCCTCCGCTcgtccgacgacgacatccgcAAGGGCCCGCTGCGCGAGATCTTCGTCCGCAGCGCCGGCGACACGACGCCCACGAACGTCGAGCCCTCCCTCCAGCCCCTGTTCGACCGGCTCCCCCGGCTGAGCGCCCGGCTCGGCGACATGCTCGGGACGACGAGCGGGACCGGCGGGCGCGAGGGGAAATACACAATCACAagctccatcatcgccctgAGCGAGTCCGTCGCCAAGGTCTCGACCATCAACATCATGTCGGCGCCCGCCGAGTTCCGTGCCGTCTTCATGTGGCCCGTCCTCCTGTCGACGGACTACATGGACATGCTGCGGGTGCGGCAGCCCGCGGcgctggtggtgctggcgCACTACTGCGTCATCATCCACCTGGCCGAGCCCTTCTGCTGGTTCCTCACCGGCTGGACCAGGGCCCTCTTGTCTGTGATATCGGAGCAGCTGACCGGGACGCCATGGGAGGAGCTCGTGCTGTGGCCCATAGAGatcgttggcctcggcgcaTACGAGGCGCAGTTGGAGCGTATGGTCCACGCCATGCCCATTACTCTCTAAGCTAttccctttttcttctccttcttttcttgcGGGTGGAAtttttttgttgtttccttttttctttttctttttcctcttcccttTTCCCTTTGTACTTGGGGGactcctcttcttttcttgaCATTTCTTGGTGGGATGCTAGCGAGGTTTTAAATGGGGCGTCTCGCTACAGGAGCATCACTGTTACAGCAACCAGCAGCTTTACAGATGCGTGATAACCACAGCGCGGGAAACAGGCGTCGAATGAAATTGGGATACCCGTCAGCAACGGCCGCGCTGGGCGGAGGGCCAGGGAGTCACGGAAGGCAATTTTGTAGTCTCGGATCCgagcgggggggggggggaggcgggggaGAGTGTCAATCTGGCATAACCTTGTCACGCAGACGCAAAGACTAACAcgtccaacgtcaacgtTACTACAAGTACGTGACAAATAATACAGGTAGATGTCCGAGACCTGACTCAGGCTGCTTATTACAAGATTCTGAGATAAACCCTGCCTCCTTGCTTGATGTATGTCTGTCTTGTGTAAGTGGAAATCATGGTGTATGCTAGATAGTTTGTGGTGGCTTGTCACCATGTGGTTCAAGTGAATTTGACTCTCCTAGCTGCTCACCTTCCTCTGGTTGCTTTACACCTCCCTGCGTAAGGCCTAAGTTGGGTTGGGCAAGCTGGGTGAGCAGTGCAAGCACGTCTATGATTGAAGGCTGCGCTTTTTATTGGCGTGTTAGTGCAAGCGCCACTGTTAGGCGCTAAACCTACTAAAGGTACGTATTGTACACACTTCTAAGGGGGAATGTAATTCGCTGGTCACACACTACTGTTGCTTGCCTGGAGAGAGCTACAACTtatgcaaaaaaaaaagatagAAAGGATACATATAATATAAATATTAATGACATAATAGCCTAATTCCCTTGTTTCTTAAACAATCTAAGAAA
Encoded proteins:
- a CDS encoding Putative zn(2)Cys(6) fungal-type DNA-binding domain, fungal transcription factor, with protein sequence MKRLGYRKSRNGCLRCKERRVKCDENRPCSACVRHGLPCSLEHGGASTGGSSQPTPPQPLGSLGHRPRRSSSRASTSALKRRPSAHSSISLSPQSAAGSLSGGYHSASSPGGGGGLGLGGEGGSHTPPSSQSDPFPYFSRFLTDLNKTETASGWISDLELMHHYTSVSYRTFSHSSEAQKALQYDVPREALSYPFLLHQLLAFSAYHLAYLQPDCRHAYLMQAAQHQNDAINGMRGTLLGTISPINCHALFASSIFLTLSAFATYPSYEKYNPTFSPVDSMLDIFTLSDGMSAILRSSDDDIRKGPLREIFVRSAGDTTPTNVEPSLQPLFDRLPRLSARLGDMLGTTSGTGGREGKYTITSSIIALSESVAKVSTINIMSAPAEFRAVFMWPVLLSTDYMDMLRVRQPAALVVLAHYCVIIHLAEPFCWFLTGWTRALLSVISEQLTGTPWEELVLWPIEIVGLGAYEAQLERMVHAMPITL